Sequence from the Carboxydocella sporoproducens DSM 16521 genome:
GTTAGCCAGCAGCGGCTCTATACTGATGGACATTTCTGGACTGATCCGGAACAGAGCCAGAGTTACGGTGATTTTAATCAGGCTGCGGGCAAGGCCTGGCTTTTTGCTACGGATATACCAGGGGAAATTTTGCGTCCAACTGAGGAATATCCTTTCTATCTAAATACCGGCCGGATTATGGAACATTACCATAGCCGGACCAAAACCAAACGCATTCCCGAGATTCAGCAATTAGCGCCAGAACCCTTTCTGGAAATCAATCCGCTGAACGCTCAGTCCCTGGGCATCAAGGAAGGAGAAAAGGTACGGATTGTTTCTCCCTGGGGGACGGCCGTTGCCCGGGCACGCTTGTGTGACACCGTTGCTCCCGGCCAGGTTTTTCTGCCCTTTCACTTCGGAGATGCCGATTACCAGCAACCAACTGCGGGCAACAACCTGATCGGCAATGTAGTTAACCCTCTCAGCCGTCAGCCATTGTTCAAACTGGGAATCTGTCGCCTGGAAAAGTGTCCTGATTAACGGACACTTTTCCGCATTTTTGGACACTTTTTATTCAAGAGGCGGTAGCCAGGTTACAACCGGTAAGTGGCATAAAATTTGCTAACTCAATATTTGCCTGGAGTAATTCTATAACATAAAGTGAAGAGAAAAACTTTCTCAAAGCGAAGGAGGGAAAAAGGATGTTCCAACAACAAGGCAAAGGGATTTTGCTGGGAGCCGTGCTGATGCTGGCTTTAGTAGTTTTGTTTACCGGCGGCATGGCTTATACTGACAGCGGTGCGTTTTGCAGCAGTTGTCACGTTATGGCAGAAGCCCATAAATCCTGGCAAAACTCGTCTCACCGGGAGCTCAAATGTAATGAGTGCCACGCCCCCCATAACCTGGCGGCAAAAATCCCCTTTAAGGCAAAAAGTGGCCTCAGAGACGTCTGGGCGGTAACTTTAGGGGATGTACCGGCCCAGATTAAAGTGACACCGGAATCGAAAGCAGTTATCCAGGCTAACTGTGTTGAATGCCATCGCACTACGGTGAGCCGGACCCACGTGGAAAAACTTTCCGGCCAGGATTGTACCTTCTGTCACCGGGGTCTGCCCCACGGCAGAACGCAAAAATAGCAGAGGAGGGATACATATGTGGCAAAAGGCGAAAAAATGGTTATTAATCGGTATGTCCATTACCAGCATTTTTGCTCTGGCTGCCTGTGGTTCTAATACCAGCAGTCAGCAGGGTGGGGTTGGCTTAAGTGAGGAAGAAGCTGTAGATTCATCTTTATGGAAGGATAAATATCCCCTGCAGTATGCCAGCTATCTGAAAAACAAAGAGGGCGGGATGACAGAATTTGGTGGATCTGATAAGGTTCCCAAGGCGGATACAGAGCCGGAAATCAAGAAGCTGTTCGCTGGCTATGGCTTTTCCAAGGATTATAATGAAGACCGGGGTCATGTTTATGCCGTTGAAGATGTAACTTCCACCAAGCGCTTAAAACCCAATACCCCGGCAACCTGTATGACCTGTAAATCCACCCAGGTGCCCCTTTTCTACAAAAAACTGGGTGAAGATGGGTATTATAATACCTTGTTCAGCGATATCGCCAAACAGACTAAACATTCCATTGGCTGTTCTGATTGCCATGATCCCAAAACCAATGAACTGAGAGTTACCCGTCCTGCTTTCATCGAAGCGATGAAAAGAAGAGGTATTGATGTCACCAAGGCAACCCGCCAGGAAATGCGCAGCTACGTTTGTGGTCAATGTCACGTGGAATATTATTTTGATAAAGGGAAAGTATTAACTTTCCCCTGGGATAATGGTTTTGGTGTGGATGATATTGAAAAGTACTATGATGCCAAGCAGGGCTTCAAGGATTGGGAACATCCTGATTCCAAGGCACCCATGCGGAAGGTACAGCACCCCGAATTCGAATGGTGGATTACCGGTACCCATGGTACTGCTGGTGTAGCCTGTGCTGATTGCCATATGCCCTACATGCGGGATGCTTCCGGGGAAAAATATTCTTCCCACTGGTGGACCAGTCCTTTGAAAACTCTGGAACAGTCTTGTACCAAGTGCCATACCCAGGGCACAGACTGGCTGAAACAGAAAGTACATGATATCCAGTCCCGGACCTGGGAATTGCAAACTATTGCTTCCAAAGAAATTGCCAAGGCTCATGACCAGATCAAACTGGCTCTGGCTACTCCCGGGGCAGATCAGAATCTGATTGCCCAGGCTCAGCGCAAGGTAGTGCAGGCCCAGTGGCGCTGGGACTGGATTGCAGCGGAAAACTCCCGCGGTTTCCACAACCCCGATATGGCTCTTAACACTTTAGGTAAAGCTATCCTGATGGCCAAAGAAACCCAGGAACTGGCTCAGCAGGCGATGGCCAAAGGGCAAAAGGCACAACCGGTTAAACCGGCCCAATAAAGAAGAGTTCCCGGCAGTTAATGCCGGGAACTTTTTTGCATTGGTATGATTTTTGCATATAAAAAAGATTGAAAAGGAGGTGGCGGGAACAGGATGGAGAGAAAACGGCAACTGGCCCATTTACTTGGGGGCGGCATAGCCATGTTTGTTCTCCTTTTTTTGACCAAAAACCAGGGTTTTTCACTGGCAGCCCCCTCGTTTGGTGCCTCGGCTATGCTGATTTTTGCCCTGGGAAAGGGTCAGCCGGCCGAAGGGAAAAATGCTTTCTGGGGACAAGTCCTGTCTGCCTTGGCCGGAGTGACAACAGCCAAAATCCTGGGCACTACCTGGTATGCAGTAGCGATAGCGGTTTTTCTGGCTTTTCTGGTAATGCTGGTCACCGACACCTTTCACCCTCCTGGGGGTGCTACTGCCTTCCTGGCCTGTGATACAGGCCAGGGCTGGTGGTTTGTGCTCCTGCCCGTAGCCAGCGGAATAGGTATCATGCTGCTTATCCGTTATATATCCTACCGGCTCACTGAATTAATTCCTGAATCCCGGGTTGAGGTGGAGGAAGGATAACAGGTGTCCTGAAAGATGGACAGT
This genomic interval carries:
- a CDS encoding ammonia-forming cytochrome c nitrite reductase subunit c552; protein product: MWQKAKKWLLIGMSITSIFALAACGSNTSSQQGGVGLSEEEAVDSSLWKDKYPLQYASYLKNKEGGMTEFGGSDKVPKADTEPEIKKLFAGYGFSKDYNEDRGHVYAVEDVTSTKRLKPNTPATCMTCKSTQVPLFYKKLGEDGYYNTLFSDIAKQTKHSIGCSDCHDPKTNELRVTRPAFIEAMKRRGIDVTKATRQEMRSYVCGQCHVEYYFDKGKVLTFPWDNGFGVDDIEKYYDAKQGFKDWEHPDSKAPMRKVQHPEFEWWITGTHGTAGVACADCHMPYMRDASGEKYSSHWWTSPLKTLEQSCTKCHTQGTDWLKQKVHDIQSRTWELQTIASKEIAKAHDQIKLALATPGADQNLIAQAQRKVVQAQWRWDWIAAENSRGFHNPDMALNTLGKAILMAKETQELAQQAMAKGQKAQPVKPAQ
- a CDS encoding HPP family protein translates to MERKRQLAHLLGGGIAMFVLLFLTKNQGFSLAAPSFGASAMLIFALGKGQPAEGKNAFWGQVLSALAGVTTAKILGTTWYAVAIAVFLAFLVMLVTDTFHPPGGATAFLACDTGQGWWFVLLPVASGIGIMLLIRYISYRLTELIPESRVEVEEG
- a CDS encoding cytochrome c3 family protein yields the protein MFQQQGKGILLGAVLMLALVVLFTGGMAYTDSGAFCSSCHVMAEAHKSWQNSSHRELKCNECHAPHNLAAKIPFKAKSGLRDVWAVTLGDVPAQIKVTPESKAVIQANCVECHRTTVSRTHVEKLSGQDCTFCHRGLPHGRTQK